From a single Alkalihalophilus pseudofirmus genomic region:
- the gatA gene encoding Asp-tRNA(Asn)/Glu-tRNA(Gln) amidotransferase subunit GatA has translation MSLFDHKMKDLHTMLHNKEVKVSELVDESYKRIAQVDDKVGAFLALDEEKARAYAKELDEALGTETSRGLLFGMPIGVKDNIVTRDLRTTCSSRILENFDPIYDATVVQKLRDAQSVTIGKLNMDEFAMGSSTENSAYKETKNPWNLDYVPGGSSGGSAAAVAAGEVPFTLGSDTGGSIRQPAAYCGVVGLKPTYGRVSRFGLVAFASSLDQIGPVTRNVEDNAYLLQAISGVDPMDGTSAPVDVPDFLSALTGDVKGLKIAVPKEYLGEGVDENVKQSVLDSLKVLEAQGATWEEVSLPHSKYALATYYLLSSSEASANLSRFDGVRYGYRTDNADNLIDMYKQTRAEGFGNEVKRRIMLGTFALSSGYYDAYYKKAQQVRTLIKQDFDKIFENYDVIIGPTTPTPAFKIGEKTDDPLTMYANDILTIPVNLAGVPGISVPCGFQDGLPLGLQIIGKHFDESTIYRVAHVFEQATDYHTKKPTL, from the coding sequence ATGTCATTATTTGATCATAAAATGAAAGATTTACATACGATGCTTCACAATAAAGAAGTCAAAGTTTCAGAGCTTGTTGACGAGTCGTACAAGCGTATTGCCCAAGTCGATGACAAAGTAGGTGCTTTTTTAGCGTTAGATGAGGAAAAAGCTCGTGCCTATGCAAAAGAGCTCGACGAGGCACTAGGAACGGAAACATCTCGCGGTTTATTATTCGGTATGCCGATCGGCGTTAAGGATAATATCGTCACAAGAGATTTACGTACGACTTGCTCAAGCCGTATTTTAGAAAATTTTGATCCAATCTATGATGCAACGGTTGTTCAGAAGCTAAGAGACGCGCAGTCTGTAACGATCGGTAAGTTAAACATGGATGAATTTGCGATGGGCTCATCAACAGAGAACTCTGCCTATAAAGAAACGAAAAATCCATGGAACCTTGACTACGTACCAGGCGGGTCAAGCGGTGGTTCAGCAGCAGCTGTTGCAGCAGGCGAAGTTCCTTTTACACTAGGTTCTGATACGGGCGGTTCGATTCGGCAGCCGGCAGCCTATTGCGGAGTCGTTGGATTAAAGCCTACATATGGACGAGTTTCACGATTTGGATTAGTAGCATTCGCTTCATCACTTGATCAAATCGGTCCTGTCACTCGTAATGTTGAAGATAATGCCTACTTACTGCAAGCAATATCAGGTGTCGATCCAATGGACGGCACATCTGCTCCAGTTGATGTACCTGACTTTTTATCAGCTCTTACAGGAGATGTTAAAGGGCTTAAAATTGCTGTGCCTAAAGAGTATTTAGGCGAAGGCGTAGATGAGAACGTCAAGCAGTCTGTTCTTGATTCCTTGAAGGTTCTTGAAGCCCAAGGTGCAACATGGGAAGAGGTATCTCTTCCGCATTCTAAATACGCTCTTGCAACGTATTACTTACTCTCTTCATCAGAGGCATCAGCGAACCTTTCTCGCTTTGACGGGGTACGTTATGGCTACCGTACCGATAATGCCGATAACTTAATTGATATGTATAAACAAACACGTGCAGAAGGCTTCGGTAACGAGGTGAAGCGCCGTATCATGCTTGGAACCTTTGCTCTAAGCTCTGGATACTATGATGCTTACTACAAAAAAGCCCAGCAGGTTCGTACGTTAATCAAGCAGGACTTTGATAAAATATTTGAAAATTACGATGTTATTATTGGACCGACAACACCGACGCCTGCTTTCAAGATCGGTGAGAAAACAGACGATCCGCTAACGATGTATGCCAACGATATTTTAACTATCCCAGTGAACTTAGCTGGTGTACCTGGTATCTCTGTGCCTTGTGGCTTCCAAGACGGTCTTCCTTTAGGCCTGCAAATTATCGGAAAGCACTTTGATGAGAGCACAATCTACCGTGTGGCGCATGTGTTTGAACAAGCAACGGACTATCATACAAAGAAACCAACATTGTAA